A window from Streptomyces sp. NBC_00271 encodes these proteins:
- a CDS encoding GNAT family N-acetyltransferase, with product MRSPGVHLREITDENRDAVRALRVRRDQKQFVASVSKSLKEAAKKPEANPWYRAVYRGDEPVGFVMLSWKPPSGPFKGRHFIWRLLVDKRYQRRGIGEEALTQIAALVRADGATELLTSYEPGDGEPWPFYRKFGFEPTGELDDGEIVLRLAFPAQ from the coding sequence ATGAGATCCCCAGGTGTGCACCTACGGGAGATCACCGACGAGAACCGGGATGCCGTACGCGCCCTCCGGGTCCGACGTGACCAGAAGCAGTTCGTCGCCTCCGTGTCCAAGTCGCTCAAGGAGGCGGCAAAGAAACCGGAGGCCAATCCCTGGTATCGCGCCGTGTACCGCGGCGACGAGCCAGTCGGCTTCGTGATGCTGTCGTGGAAGCCGCCGTCCGGCCCTTTCAAAGGGCGGCACTTCATCTGGCGCCTCCTCGTCGACAAGCGGTACCAGCGGCGAGGAATCGGCGAAGAGGCGCTCACGCAGATCGCCGCCCTGGTGCGCGCGGACGGCGCCACCGAGCTACTGACCAGCTACGAACCCGGCGACGGCGAACCGTGGCCCTTCTACCGGAAGTTCGGGTTCGAGCCCACCGGGGAGTTGGACGACGGTGAGATCGTTCTGCGGCTCGCCTTCCCCGCTCAGTGA
- a CDS encoding DUF1330 domain-containing protein, translating to MAKGYWVSAYRTIADPEKLVAYSKLAGPAVEAAGGRLLARGSRVVAHDAGIAERTVLIEFDSFEQAVAAHASAAYQEALAALADGVERDFRIIEGLD from the coding sequence GTGGCCAAGGGCTATTGGGTCAGCGCCTACCGCACCATTGCGGACCCCGAGAAGCTGGTTGCCTACAGCAAGCTGGCTGGTCCAGCCGTCGAGGCCGCAGGCGGGCGGCTGCTCGCCCGCGGCAGCCGGGTCGTCGCACACGACGCCGGAATCGCCGAGCGCACCGTCCTGATCGAGTTCGACAGCTTCGAACAGGCGGTCGCCGCACATGCGAGTGCGGCCTACCAGGAGGCGCTGGCCGCACTTGCTGACGGCGTCGAGCGCGACTTCCGCATCATCGAAGGCCTCGACTGA
- a CDS encoding DUF4291 family protein, whose product MHLPQRRSPHRPRRPVERPSSLGPRRGRPRRAGVADCPVRVQWDPDRSIHLEAQPWRAIQVGLSDEAVDRYVDHWIVDMADVTELARSTHSAVLDGRAEEALRQLPAEHPYPLPEHLRRRLGADG is encoded by the coding sequence ATACACCTACCGCAGCGACGGTCACCTCACCGTCCTCGAAGACCAGTTGAACGGCCTTCGTCACTTGGACCTCGACGCGGTCGGCCGCGTCGCGCGGGGGTCGCCGATTGCCCGGTGCGCGTGCAGTGGGATCCGGACCGGTCGATCCATCTGGAAGCACAACCGTGGCGTGCCATTCAGGTCGGCCTGTCCGACGAAGCCGTGGACCGTTACGTGGACCATTGGATCGTGGACATGGCGGACGTCACCGAACTGGCACGGTCGACCCACTCCGCCGTACTCGATGGAAGGGCCGAGGAAGCCCTGCGTCAGCTGCCGGCCGAGCACCCTTACCCGCTTCCGGAGCACCTTCGCCGGCGATTGGGAGCGGACGGCTGA
- a CDS encoding 50S ribosomal protein bL37, producing the protein MAKRGNKRRSRKKKKANHGKRPNA; encoded by the coding sequence ATGGCCAAGCGAGGGAACAAGCGACGCAGCCGTAAGAAGAAGAAGGCCAATCACGGCAAGCGTCCCAACGCCTGA